In Pseudomonas sp. ADAK2, the genomic window GCTTCTGCCCCGCGCCCGCCGTTCGGGCTAAGGCCCCGGGCAATCGGCTCCAGCTCGGTGCTGGTCAATGAATGGTGATAGGTGTGCCCGCGCAACAAGCCTTCGGGCAGTTCGACGGCTTGCAACGCCAGCGCGGCCAGACGCTTTTGCATCACGGCATCACCGGCCAACAAGCCGACCAGTTCAGCGCGCGTGCCTTCGACATCGGTCAAGGAATCGAGCAGATACAGCATGCCGCCGCATTCGGCGAGCAAGGGTTTACCGGCTTTATGGTGTGCCCGGATTGCGCTCAGCATCGACGTGTTTTTCGACAACGCTACATGGTGCAGCTCGGGGTAACCGCCCGGCAGATAGAGGCTGTCAGCTTCGGGCAAATGGGTATCGCGGATCGGCGAGAAAAACGTCAACTCGGCGCCCATCGCTCGCAGCAGATCCAGGCTGGCGCCGTAGGTGAAGGCGAATGCTTCGTCCCGGGCGACGGCGATGCGCACGCCTTTGAGTAACGGTTCCGCAGTTATCACGTCCGGGGCGGCGAACTCGACAGCGGGTGGCAGCGCTACCTCGCAACTGCTGGCCAACGCATCCGCCGCCGCATCGAGGCGCAGGTCGAGGTCGTTCAACTCACTGGCCTGGACCAGACCGAGGTGACGGCTGGGCAATTCGATCCCGGTTTCCCGGGACAACGCGCCGTACCAGCGCAAGCCTTCGGTGAGGCTG contains:
- a CDS encoding cobyrinate a,c-diamide synthase, which codes for MNQPRHCPAVLIAAPASGQGKTTVTAALARLHRNQGRKVRVFKCGPDFLDPMILERASGAPVYQLDMWMVGEQESRRLLWEAAGEADLILIEGVMGLFDGTPSSADLARHFGVPVLGVIDGTAMAQTFGALALGLAKYQPDLPFAGVLANRVGTLRHAQLLEGSLTEGLRWYGALSRETGIELPSRHLGLVQASELNDLDLRLDAAADALASSCEVALPPAVEFAAPDVITAEPLLKGVRIAVARDEAFAFTYGASLDLLRAMGAELTFFSPIRDTHLPEADSLYLPGGYPELHHVALSKNTSMLSAIRAHHKAGKPLLAECGGMLYLLDSLTDVEGTRAELVGLLAGDAVMQKRLAALALQAVELPEGLLRGHTYHHSLTSTELEPIARGLSPNGGRGAEAVYRDGRMTASYVHFYFPSNPQAMAALFKP